The region TTGTATGAATTGTAGGCTCGAGGATCCTGATTCGGAGGAGGTGAAGGAGTTTGTGCAGAAACAGGTTAAGGTGACAGAAACAGTGCTTAACAAGTGCGGAACACGTGAAAAGCTTCGGGATAATTTAACCAAGTTATTCGATTATCCGAGGTACGATGTGCCTTTCAGGAAAGGGGACAAGTATTTCTACTTCCACAACTCCGGCCTTCAGCCACAAAGACTTCTCTACATGCAGGTTTGCTTTCTCTATATATGTAGCCTATAGCTATATAATTTATCTACCAGTGTTTGAAAAAAATGTTTGCTGACTTTTAATTATCCATTTTCGTCTTGTACTTCACTCGCATGCTTACTTGGGAATAATATTATCATTTATAATTATTTCTATGTTCTGAACCAAGTAAAGAATCAACTACACTTTTGTGTTCAAGTATGGAGACGTGCGGTGCGAATCTGTAACAAATTTTCAACGGGGGCACTAAAATATAAGAAAGTTACTTCCTCCCTCCTGTTATCGTTTCTCGGTGAGTGTCCGGCATGTATTTTAAGATAATAAAAAGTATAGTtctctaaattttaaaaaaaaattatagaactatactttctCTTCGTCTTAAAATACGTGTTGAGCACTCTttcagaaacgataacaattgaaAGGGATAGAAGGAGTATATTATAGTTTCTAGAATTGGTTATTACAATAAATATAAACAATACAGAGACATTTAACATTTTTTAGTGGGGATACTTGACACAATATACAAATTTATACGATAATTACCAATAAAAAATTGTTTAATTTGTTTTCCCAAGAAAAGTATTCCTTTAGGCCTTTTACTTAAATCCGCCCTTGCATCTGGGAGACGTGAATCTTTCTTTGGGTAATGATACCTAGTATCATAATGTGGAGAAAAATAACGCATATAGGCGCCAAAATATGACCATTATTAAAATTTTGTTGCTTTTTATTCTCAAATTCAAAAACACAAACTTTTCTTGCATTTAGTACCGAGACTTATATGATTAGTTTTTAAATTCAAAAACCGAAAAACAAATTTATGATACCTTAAGTCACCAATGTATTAGCAAAAATGCGGACAAAATTTGTTGGCCGGCCCATTGACCATTAAGTAATGGCTAAAATTTCAACCTTTGTATGGACacattatttatttttttttgtgtttGGCAGTGATAATCAGGTTCATTTTTTTGATATTTGATATTTTGGACCATTTATTCCCAAATTGTGAGATAAAAGgctttttttattttgttttgatGTGAAATTGTATTGGAATCTACGAGAACccgattttttttttcaaatactGATGAGTGAAATGCGtagttaataattttttaataataataatcatatatACAGAATGTTATACCACATCatttaatttgataaaaaataggGATTATTTTTGAATATCTATCACTACTCTATTGGATTGTAGATGTACAAATATATTATTCCTTAAATATCTGTACTTGAACGAAAATGAGTATTTTTAATGATGATGTGTTTTGTTTATGAGATCCAATTAGAGATAATATGGTATATAATCGTATATCACCTATAATAGTTGCCAACTCAATCCCATACATAAATTTTACATTCATTCGATGGAATTATGAGAAAGtgtatataaaaattaaaaaaacacaTTTGACAGGGAGAAAATAGATAAAACGAGCCTGTGTAATTGGTTAGAAATGTTTGCTGGGCATCCTTTGTAATTTATGTAATTTCAGAAGTTGTCAAAAATTGATTAGTCTGCTGACATTCTTTGGGCAACCTCCCAACCTCGACATATGTAAAATAATACATTAACAGATATTCTAAAATATCAAGGAAGATTTAATTGGATCatattttaacataatttttttttacaagCTTATGGTGGATGATAGGCTAGGGAACTAAACAAGTTGCTTCATATAATAGATCTAGCTGAGTTTGAATTGTCATGGTCATTTCAGATTCATTTTTAATTTCCAGGGTCGTCTGGAACTCTAGTAGATAAGCAGCCAACATTGACATGTCATATCACTATAACAACATTGAACACTCTTCGCAACCTATTGGCACGGCTTGCCCTCAAGTTTACGGGACTTTAGTCTAAATTCAGTTTCGGTGCCATAACATACATATACGATGCAAAATTTATATACTTGTATATGGGTGCTAGTCCATAATATGCGACAATGGTCAAATTACTGTCCGTGAAAATTTACCACGGATATGAGAAACTCGAAGAAAAAATTAAGCAGGGATAGAGTACTGTGATCCATGCATTCACAACAATTTTTAGTGTTAAATCTATCCACGAAAATTTATAGCGGATAGATGGTTACAACCATTGATTGTCAAGCACCCAGAGTCCTCGACCCTTGTAAAGGATTTGTAAATTTTGGGGGTTTTAAGTGGGGGTCCTAGGCGCACCCCTTGCCGGCCTATAGCCAGGAGTCCAGGAACAGTACCCCTGCCTATTGAGATGTTGTAATTGAGATTGACTTGCAACTTGATGAAAGTAGTATGAGATGTTGTAACTGAGATTGACTTACAACTTGATTAAAGTAGTATGATTGTTAAGTTAAGTGCTCTTCTAAGGGCTAAGATATTAAGAGGAGGGTTTAATCGGATCATGTATTAAAGCAACTAAAATTTACAAGCTTACAGTGCATGATAGGTTAGGGAACTAAACAACTTCATTTAAAAGCTTAATGGAAACTACTAAATTTGTTTTTTAGTTTGAATTTCATGGTCATTTCAGATTTGTTATTTATATCCAGGATAGTCTAGATGGAGTTCCAGATGTTTTGCTCGATCCAAATGGGCTCAGCAAGGATGGCACGGTTTCACTTAGCAGGTGTGCTGTTAGCCAGGATGCTAAGTACTTGGCATATGGTCTTAGTTCAAGTGGAAGCGACTGGATGAACATTAAAGTTATGAGAATTAAAGACAGGATGATTGAGCCTGATACTTTGTCATGGGTCTGTTTCTCTGGCTTACTAATTTTCCTCTGTTGTATAAGTTTGTAGGTGATGTTGTAATAAACTACAAATTCATCCCTGTATAAGTAAATATATTATGGTTAGTATAGGTCGGTTGTCTTTACAATTTTGTCGTTATTTAGTTTTTCTAATGTACGAGACACATGCTTGTTTTCATAGGTCAAGGTTTCAGGTATCAGTTGGACTCATGATAGCAAAGGATTTTTTTACAGTCGATATCCGCCTCCTATGTAAGTAAATAACACAGCTTTAATCATTAGACTTTAGTTACATAGTATTGATTAGTTCCTAGCAACATAGTGGCAAGTGGACATCATATTTTCATAGAGCTCTGTACACAGATGATCTACTTTCTAAATGATCTAGATGTTATATGTGGTTTTTTTTAGAGAGGGAAAAAAGTCTGCTGCTGCATCAAAAATCAGTGCCGGGACAGAGACAAATGCTAATCTCGATCATCAGCTATATTATCATTTCTTAGGTTCTGATCAGTCTGAAGATATTTTGTGCTGGAGAGATCCTGATAACCCAAAGCATACATTTATAGGCTCAGTAACAGAGGATGGACAGGTAACAATTTCCTAACCAAcataatttttggaaaagaaGATCAAACTTCATTCAACTATTAAGTTCTGCTACCAAAAGAGGCAGCAACTAAGCAGGGACATCCCCCACACTGAAATTACAATCAGGATATAACATAGAAGCGTCCTTACCAACAACATTAGTAACCACTTGACTGATAAAAAAGCAGCTCTGTCTTATTAAATTTTAAATGGTTGCAATGTTATACAAAATTAATTTCCATAGTGAAGATAACTGATTGCACCACTACACCagtatttttgtttttttttttttactttaaTTTATGTTGAGTTGTAATGTTTCTTTCCTCAAATTCATAACAAAAGCCATAAGTGTTCTAATATTTGTTTACCCTCTAACTTTTTACTTGATCATTACATCTTTTTTGGCTAAGTAATATACTAGATCATAATATCTTCTTATAAGTTTTCTTAATGCATGGTGCAGTATGTTCTTCTGTATATCTACGAGAATTGTGACCCAGTAAATAAGATTTACTACTGCAACCTTTTTGATTTACCTAATGGACTTCAAGGCCAAAAGGGAAGGGATCTGCTTCCTTTTGTAAAGCTTGTTGACAATTTTGATGCAAGTTATCAATATATTGCAAATGACAACACTGAATTCACATTTCTGACAAATAAGGATGCTCAAAAGTACAGCCTTATTCGATTAGGACTGGAGGAACCAAGCATCAGAATTGAAGTACTACAAGAAGCTGTAAATGATGTTCTTGAGTCAGTTGTTGCAGTCAACGGTAATCAAATCATTGTAACTTATTTAAGTGATGTTAAGCATGTACTGCAGTTGAGGGACTTGAGAACAGGAACGTTGCTGCACCATCTTCCCATTGACATCGGCACTGTATATAATGTTAGTGCTCGTCGTAAAGATGAAAGTCTTTTTATTGGATTTACAAGCTTCCTTACACCTGGTGTTATATATCACTGCAACTTGGAAAGTGGGATACCCGAGTTGAAAATATTCCGTGAAACTTCGGTGTCTACATTTGACCGGACAGAGTTTCAGGTTAATCAGGTAACAAGTTTTAAATGACATATTTGTTACTTGTTTCTTTACattcttccttttcttttttccTGGAAGCAATGGACCACACCCTGCTAATATTACTATTTCTGATGTTTGGCTATCGATGTTAAAATGGACGTACAACTTTCAAGTGTATTACTGATGACTTCATTTTCTCAAATACTTCATTTCATTTCAATAAACAGTCCTTGGAGCATTCCTATGTTTCATCGCAATCTTGTATCTTTTACCTCCTTGCTTAGTTTGGTTTTGTTTCCCTCTCAGGTATTTATTCCCAGTAAAGATGGCATCATGATACCTATGTTTATAGTGGGTGGAAAGAAAATTGTACTGGATGGCTCACACCCTTGCTTACTATATGCATATGGAGGATTTAGTGTTAGTCTTACACCATCATTCAACATAAGCCGAATTGCTCTCATGAAGCATTTAGGTATAGTCTACTGCTTAGCCAATATACGCGGTGGTGGAGAGTATGGAGAAGCATGGCACAAAGCTGGACAACTGGAAAACAAGCAGAGTTGCTTTGAAGACTTCATTTCTGCTGCTAAGTATCTTGTATCTGCTGGTTATACTCAGCCCAAAAAGTTGTGTATCGAGGGTGGAAGCAATGGTGGCATTCTTATTGGGGCTTGCATTAATCAGGTATTTATATACATTATGTAGTTCATGGATCGTTGTTATATTGATTAGTTGACATGACTCTAAACTCTTGGGTTTTCTAGAGACCTGATCTATTTGGCTGTGCACTTGCCCATGCTGGTGTCATGGACATGCTTAGATTTCACAAGTTCACTGTAGGTGAGAATCACTCTTCCCTCGGGTGCCAACAAAGTTGTAAATATTGCCTAGTATCATCTACTACAATTATTTTATCTTTCTTCAATAGTATTTTTGGCACTCTTAATAACAAATAATGCTACAATAGTTGGCACTCAAAGTTATCAATATCTTCATACATGTCTAATTAGAACTAGATATAATGGTATATATGTCTTTAATTATATTAATACATTTTTTCCATCTTAAGAGGGTGCCAAAATTTGGCAATTTTGTTTGGCACTCCCATCACTCCGATGGAGAGCCAACAAGAGTGCCATGTGGCACTTTGACGCTCTTTTTGGCACCCCAATGGAGTTGGTTGCCTCTCTTTCCCATGGTTCTTAACTTTTGCATGTTTTCAGGCCATACTTGGACTTCAGAATTTGGCTGTTCTGAAAAGGAAGAAGAGTTCCACTGGCTAATCAAGTAAGTTTCAACATCATTCTTGCATATGGAGGTTTTATCTTCCTACCTTTTGGGTCTTTATATTGTACATAATTTTCtgaaaaaataaaattttgtttcATATTCATGGTCTGAGTTTATTATACTCATGCACATGATTTAGTTGCCGGACTTTAAAAGGTTCTCGGTTCTTCAGGTACTCACCATTGCATAATGTAAGTCGACCATGGGAACGTTCTTATCAGCAAGCTGCCCAGTACCCACCTACAATGTTATTGACGGCTGATCATGATGATCGAGTTGTGCCTTTACATACCTTGAAACTTTTGGCGGTTGGTATCTTCAATATATTGCATTATATGTCACAATACATTGTTTTATTATGTCTGCAATAGATACAATGAGCTGAAAATACAAAATATTTACAAAGACTATTGCAAATCTGTCAGTTTGTTCCTTGAGCACTTTGAACAGAGTATTTCTGTATTTAAATTTCAGACCATGCAATATGTCCTATGCACAAGTACATCAGTAAAACTTCAAAATAACCCAATTATTGGAAGAATTGATAGCAAATCTGGCCATGGATGTGGACGCCCAACACAGAAAGTGGTATGTCTCTGCTTTTTATCTTGTGGTGGTATACATATATGCTAATGGAACAAAGGGACAATGAACCAAGTGATTAACGTTATGATTACGGTGTCCACTCTCTTTCAGATTGATGAAACTGCAGATAGGTATAGCTTCATGGCTAAGATGCTAGGCGCGACCTGGGTTGATTAGTCAAAATGTTGTTTGCTAGGAAGTGAAATATTGCAGCATAGCATTTGCTTTCAAGATGGAACTCATATATTTGTATCGACAGAATTGCGATCTTCATGTCAATATGATAAGTAAAAGGGCAACACTGAATTTCAAAAAAGAAAACCAATGGTCCCTGACTATCCAGAGCTTTGCGTCTTTTTTCTTTTTTACTGACTTACGTTTTGTATTTATGACTAGCAGGAGAGCAAGTCAACGTTATGCTAATAACTTCCTTATAAATATTACTTTCATCCGTGccaatttattattttatttgatttttgaTTATCAAATTAACTCAACTTTGACTATAAATATAAACTCAttatttcattattttgaaaaagtGAAAAATACATATAGAAGTAGATTGAACATATTTtctaataatataatttttataaatattttcaataATGTACCATGTGCAATTTTCAGTCAAAGTTAGATCAATTTGACCGCAAAAAATCAAACAGGACAcataaattgggacggaggggTATAAAATATTAACTCTTAGCAAATTAAGACATGGTTTTATATCTTAACTCCCACAATAACCCATAAACTCAATcccttattattattataataataaatttggAAAGATATGGGCAAGAACTAGAACAAAGAGAGATAAAAAAGTGGAAGAAATAGTGAGAaacaaattttttattaataaaagtGATATAAGGGAGGGCTAGTAGTTCTTTAAAGATAAGGTATGGATGTGATATCTTAGTAATTTAAGGAAATACTGAGATACTGTTGGAGCATAATTTTGTGTCAAATTCCTTATAATTGGACTTAAGAGCTTATATAAAGAAGTTGTTGAACTTACTCTTATGAGAGCCTCTAAAGGGACGGGTTACATTTAAATTTATATACTCTTTTTTTAAATATTGATATGAAGTTGGTCATGTCCTCGTTGTTGTGGACTCCATGTGTCTAAACGCTAGAAAAAACGCAAATTAAACTCATGAGATAATCAATAGTTTTATGAAAGAGATTAAACTAGATTATAAACAAGAGATGAACGATAATACAAGTTACCACACTATTTTATTGATTACTTTGAATAGTAAGGATAAGATTGTTATTCTGAACATTCGAGATGCAAGTATCTCCTAAGCAACACAGAAAAGATTACAACTAGGGTTGCACGTGGGTTGGGTTGGGCCGGGTTACAACATTTTACGACCCAACCCAATTAGTTCGGCCTAAAAAATTATCAACCCATTAACCCCTGAGTAATTAATATTATGACGGGTTGGGTCGGTTTGGGTTACTTTAATCGGGTTGAACAAGAATATAAAATAAGTCCATAAAAGTTGAAAACATGAAATATAGTCTTAACTTACATATTACAGTCATCCGAAATATTACAGTCATTAAATTAAACTCCATAAGTCTTAACAGAAGCAACTGAGAAAATAATTTAAACAATAGCTATTTCTCGTTTCGAATAAAAAGTTTAAACTGGTGGAAAATCAATCATCAATAACATTGATGATCTTGGTCATTGTCTTCTAAGTTGATGGAGCACTGTCCTTCATTTTGCCTTCTTTATCTacaatattcaataaataatctGTATTAACaacaaattataaaaaattacTAAAGCAGAAGAATACTAgataaattaaaatttacaatATATTTTACCTTCTTCAAGCTCAAGCAACTCATAAGAATGACTTTCATCCAGAAACTTATTGAATTTTATCTTGTCATGGCTGCCCTTTAACCAGCTTTGAGTGCATACCAGTGCCTCTACCATTTTTGGGCTCAAAGAACTCCTAAATGGATCCAATATACGCCCACTCGTGCTAAACGCGGATTCTTAAGCAACACTTGATACAGGAATAGCAAGTATATCTTTGACAATCATCATTATTGCCCATGGCTGGAACATTAGAAACATGAGCATTTGGGGCAGCGGTTGATGCGGTTTTTTGTGAAGTGTTTTGAGGGATGGTTAGCACAGGATTAGGGGCAGAAGTAGCAGGAGTGAAATAATTTTCCATTTATTTGATTCTGAAGAAACAAATATAGATAAAATACAATAATCACACACTATAAAATATAAAGCATATACAAATTGCATATAATAGACCAGTTTCATGTTTGTGTAATTGTGTGTGCCTGGGGAATGTACAAAATACAAATCACATATAATAGAGCTAAATCACATGCAAATCACATAtaataaacataaatcatataaAAATCATATGGAATAGAGCTAAATCATATACAAATCCCGTGAAATAGAGCAGATTCATGTATGTGTTGATTCTTGACTTTATGTTTATGGTCTATACAAGAAACGAAGAGAATAAGAAACTTACAATTTACAAATAAGCGGAAAATGTAATGCATTCGAACTCGCAAATAGCAATCTGGAAGAAAAGGTAAGAACTATTGAACTAAGAACGCGGCTGCTATAAAATTAGGGTATAATAAGTTAATAACATCGTTACTTACTGTGTTAGAGGAGGGGAGGGGTTGTAAATGGGCTGGGCCTAGAATAAGTCACCGGGTTGGGTTGGTTTGGGGTTCTAAATAATTAAACTCTAACCCAACCCATAATAATCGGGCCAATTAAAATTCAACCCATCACTGTTTCGGTTTGGGACGGTCCGGTTCATTCGGCCCAATATAGGGTTGGGTTGGGTCGGGTCATTCGGTTTTAACAAACCATGTGCAGCCCTAATTACAACTGATTGATAAGATAAACCTAATTTCTTTTCTCGATCCCCATTTATGTTTCTTTTGGTTAATTCCACTTTTACCCTCTTCATTCAACTCCCTATTCTTGGGCCGGACCATTTGTTCGTTTCTTCGCCCGGACCATATCCTGAAGGTGAAATTGGCAAATTGTTGTTGGATGGCACTTGTCTCTTCCCACGTAGCTTCGTATTCGAGAAACCGCTTCTAGTACAAAAGTACCTCTTGTATACCCTGAAGTTATCGAACTTCTAACAACTGCTCGGGTTCAACACATAATTCCAAATTAGGAGATAACTGAGCTAGTATTGTGGGAGTAGCAGGGTTTCAGTTGCGAGTCCTGATATAATGTATGTATTTTGCTTGATACCAGAAACTCCAGTTTAATCGATGCCTGCCTAATTATCTATATCACAGGAAAAGGTCCATGGTATCTTGCAACGGGCTTTTTAAAGGGTCTCCTTGCCAACGAACATTGGCGATAAGGGGATGTAACTTGAAAAACACTAATTCTCCTGACTGAAACTCCATATTCCTGCATTTTAATCTGCTGCCAACTTCATAACATTATGTGTTGCGAACAAAATCAGTTGTAACTCATCTCCAAGCAGTCACGCTCATGTAAGGCATTTTCTAAACTGCCCATGGGAGTTTGTCTAGGACTGATGTGGACCAGTTTTGGGGGTTCACAACCATACACCACTTGTAACGGACTAAATTTATCAGAGGAATACGGAGTAATATTGTATGAgtattgttgtgcaagacatgcctgtactataacaagactaagtcaaattgacaaccctaagtaagttgtatggtaatgTATGTTTGTATTGTGTATTGTAACACttaaatttgtaaaaatataaatagactagagtggagtatttttctgtaaatagtctcAAGCCTTAGAATAcgctctggaagaagatcatgaagatcatacttcagagaaagtatgaagaagtttggagttgaataaatctgtgttgtgaaaaacattctaagtcaagaattatacaagtcacagattttgtgttatagacaagtcattcgagaactccagaatgacttatcgagaagtcaagaaaagctactagagaactcagagatatcgacaagcaaaattgaagacataaagaatggagatatcgacaagtcatttcttcactagagaactcagagttatcgataagccaatatgtcagtagagaactcagagttatcgataatccaaagtgaagacatgaaaatgagagatctcgacaggcaaaattctcttatagagaactcagagacttggataagtcaaaacaactatatagtgatgagagatctcgataatccattatacttatcgagatgtcaagttctctatataccaaactagagatctcgaggcAAAACTccaagtacaaagtgcagacgagttaaatatccaagattatcaatcaataaacaatccaatcagttggattcATGACAAGTCTAgaaaaagcagtttgaagagtacaagatcaaaggacaagattaactggcaaagtaaagtcacaggtgtgcaagattagcaaagatacactaagccagaaatagaaaaatttggttatccaaaaatagggtttagtacatgctattgcatactgtgtaataaccagtgtttactattctataaagtaaacactggatgctttgttttaggagtaacaatttagataaaaaatcttgtattctctcaagcaagaagctaagctctttactaacaaagagcctagaaattttgtagcaagacattcttaattttaatataaaattaagtgagttttgaaagatctgtgttcactattgttatatgtttaatttcagtattaacacatttcactacaaggtttaatttactttgttcaccaccatAAGCAAATCAAGAAAAgtagaaaaacacaaaaacacattcacccccccctctgtgtgtaatccattacctaataagtggtatcagagcaaaatctgaaagtaaacagattcaagatcttggaagaatgaatacacagaaactCAGTAccatcaaaatccctacttttgataaaacTAACAACACTCTacggaagaagaaaatgttgttgtttgtcaggatggccaatccactatacattcagattctcaagaatgagcctttcactcctatggtaagagttgaggaatctacagatggagacatggtcattccagctcattatgctcctaaagatccttcgGAATatactgagcctgagaaagataaagtttccctagatagtggcttgcagctaatcttaatagagtcacttgacaatgtaatgtacaataacattgtcaactgtgacactgttaagcagatctgggaaaagatagagataaTTTGTGAAGGCactgaggaagttaggtcaaatcaaagaaggatactgattcACAGTATGTGGGTTTCATGGCTTAGCCAAAGGAAAACATtattgatgtgtttgaaaggtttaacaagctgattaatgacttgcagctacatgataaatattatgaagctgaagaagtgaacttgaagtttttgctcacactccctgaccatttggaacagaaaatttcagcaataagagaaggaagagacttgagcagattgactctggaagttctatatggaatcttaaaaatatatgaattagaaatgattcaaaggaaatcattaagagccggtcaagggcatgttgtagatagTTCAAGTGCTCTTATTGTTAATGAAATCCAGACCTCTAACGATGAGCCAAGATTCCAGACTCCAAGTGTCTCAActagtgagcaaagaaacaatgatttacaggaacaagtcatactgaaattgaaagaagatgagttctacaccatggatgagcttgatgagctagatcagttaatgacctatctggaaagaaagttctctaacattagagtaaagaaactaagattcttcaagggaaaaggacaatcattcaacaaagacaacaactggaaaggaaaagggaagtacacacctgatagcaaaaatggctacaaaactggatttattgacagatcaaagataaggtgctataactgtgatgagctaggccatttttctatagaatgcaggaaacccaagaaagcaaagaaagacaaagcttatcttgaactggaagcaaagtatgaagctcttctgaagaaacagtaaggcaaagcctatattgcagagggaaatagttgggatgattctgataatgatgaagatgaggaagttggaaattatgcatttatggccttggagcaaggagagtcatcctcatcaaaaatacaggtaccaactcttaccaccattgatttaaatgtaaatcaatataagaaaattgttgaaaagatgagcacaaaaatgtttcacattcatacaagtatggttgctgctaatgaagaggttcgcaaactgacaaagataaatgaaaagcttgaaaatgagaaacaagaaactgaattgttgatgGTAGAGCTTAAAACCGTGAAACAAGGAAATGCatatttgaagaacaagctcaagtgtgcaaatgagattgaagcagtgttaagggagaagctagagaagaatgaagttaaattgaagtccttcaagaatgcatctgagttggttgaactatatcatgagaaaaacaaaccatgtgctaacatagctattggatttgattatgagttcttgaacaacaaaaagaaagttgTAGATGACAAAGACAAGAGCATTACCGGTGAAGATGTTCCAGTAATACTGAGAAAAGTAAagtcacctatgttcaaggctgGAGGAATCAACTTTAGTAAAAatgagttgatcatcaaacaggagcTAGCAGATGAAGATGCTGCAAAGACAAGTGAAGAAAGCTCTCGTGTTACTGAAGTTAAAATgaagctcatggataaccaagattccaagacacatgttaaggaaacaaaaactgaagatgcaagaaagaagaagaagaatataaatgggaagattggaataaacaaaagcaataatttttcttatgttgcagatgctccaaggaagaaaTGTGAAAAGTGTGGCTTTGTGAATCACCTAACTTATCTTTGTAAAAAGATGGTTAGCAAGCTAGTTGAGGgagcctgcaagtataatgaagccaaggcaaatgatccatattcattttgtgacaagtttgactgcattccctttaatctaaaagtaatgaaaagttgccatAAGCTGAGAGTTGATCTCAAAGATGTCAGTATTGGATCTACAACTTCAAGGGAGAATGCACAAACATCTGTGAATACTATTCTTTCTGAGACTTCTgactctacttctgctaaatcagttaacaagaagaaagta is a window of Apium graveolens cultivar Ventura chromosome 11, ASM990537v1, whole genome shotgun sequence DNA encoding:
- the LOC141698240 gene encoding uncharacterized protein LOC141698240 isoform X1, giving the protein MGSLCALEHEPLQYPIARRDESVVDNYHGVTVPDPYRWLEDPDSEEVKEFVQKQVKVTETVLNKCGTREKLRDNLTKLFDYPRYDVPFRKGDKYFYFHNSGLQPQRLLYMQDSLDGVPDVLLDPNGLSKDGTVSLSRCAVSQDAKYLAYGLSSSGSDWMNIKVMRIKDRMIEPDTLSWVKVSGISWTHDSKGFFYSRYPPPIEGKKSAAASKISAGTETNANLDHQLYYHFLGSDQSEDILCWRDPDNPKHTFIGSVTEDGQYVLLYIYENCDPVNKIYYCNLFDLPNGLQGQKGRDLLPFVKLVDNFDASYQYIANDNTEFTFLTNKDAQKYSLIRLGLEEPSIRIEVLQEAVNDVLESVVAVNGNQIIVTYLSDVKHVLQLRDLRTGTLLHHLPIDIGTVYNVSARRKDESLFIGFTSFLTPGVIYHCNLESGIPELKIFRETSVSTFDRTEFQVNQVFIPSKDGIMIPMFIVGGKKIVLDGSHPCLLYAYGGFSVSLTPSFNISRIALMKHLGIVYCLANIRGGGEYGEAWHKAGQLENKQSCFEDFISAAKYLVSAGYTQPKKLCIEGGSNGGILIGACINQRPDLFGCALAHAGVMDMLRFHKFTVGHTWTSEFGCSEKEEEFHWLIKYSPLHNVSRPWERSYQQAAQYPPTMLLTADHDDRVVPLHTLKLLATMQYVLCTSTSVKLQNNPIIGRIDSKSGHGCGRPTQKVIDETADRYSFMAKMLGATWVD
- the LOC141698240 gene encoding uncharacterized protein LOC141698240 isoform X3 → MGSLCALEHEPLQYPIARRDESVVDNYHGVTVPDPYRWLEDPDSEEVKEFVQKQVKVTETVLNKCGTREKLRDNLTKLFDYPRYDVPFRKGDKYFYFHNSGLQPQRLLYMQDSLDGVPDVLLDPNGLSKDGTVSLSRCAVSQDAKYLAYGLSSSGSDWMNIKVMRIKDRMIEPDTLSWVKVSGISWTHDSKGFFYSRYPPPIEGKKSAAASKISAGTETNANLDHQLYYHFLGSDQSEDILCWRDPDNPKHTFIGSVTEDGQYVLLYIYENCDPVNKIYYCNLFDLPNGLQGQKGRDLLPFVKLVDNFDASYQYIANDNTEFTFLTNKDAQKYSLIRLGLEEPSIRIEVLQEAVNDVLESVVAVNGNQIIVTYLSDVKHVLQLRDLRTGTLLHHLPIDIGTVYNVSARRKDESLFIGFTSFLTPGVIYHCNLESGIPELKIFRETSVSTFDRTEFQVNQVFIPSKDGIMIPMFIVGGKKIVLDGSHPCLLYAYGGFSVSLTPSFNISRIALMKHLGIVYCLANIRGGGEYGEAWHKAGQLENKQSCFEDFISAAKYLVSAGYTQPKKLCIEGGSNGGILIGACINQAILGLQNLAVLKRKKSSTG
- the LOC141698240 gene encoding uncharacterized protein LOC141698240 isoform X2; translated protein: MCLSGKGTSISTSTTPAFSHKDFSTCSLDGVPDVLLDPNGLSKDGTVSLSRCAVSQDAKYLAYGLSSSGSDWMNIKVMRIKDRMIEPDTLSWVKVSGISWTHDSKGFFYSRYPPPIEGKKSAAASKISAGTETNANLDHQLYYHFLGSDQSEDILCWRDPDNPKHTFIGSVTEDGQYVLLYIYENCDPVNKIYYCNLFDLPNGLQGQKGRDLLPFVKLVDNFDASYQYIANDNTEFTFLTNKDAQKYSLIRLGLEEPSIRIEVLQEAVNDVLESVVAVNGNQIIVTYLSDVKHVLQLRDLRTGTLLHHLPIDIGTVYNVSARRKDESLFIGFTSFLTPGVIYHCNLESGIPELKIFRETSVSTFDRTEFQVNQVFIPSKDGIMIPMFIVGGKKIVLDGSHPCLLYAYGGFSVSLTPSFNISRIALMKHLGIVYCLANIRGGGEYGEAWHKAGQLENKQSCFEDFISAAKYLVSAGYTQPKKLCIEGGSNGGILIGACINQRPDLFGCALAHAGVMDMLRFHKFTVGHTWTSEFGCSEKEEEFHWLIKYSPLHNVSRPWERSYQQAAQYPPTMLLTADHDDRVVPLHTLKLLATMQYVLCTSTSVKLQNNPIIGRIDSKSGHGCGRPTQKVIDETADRYSFMAKMLGATWVD